The following proteins are co-located in the Hypomesus transpacificus isolate Combined female chromosome 23, fHypTra1, whole genome shotgun sequence genome:
- the ankrd44 gene encoding serine/threonine-protein phosphatase 6 regulatory ankyrin repeat subunit B isoform X1, producing the protein MAVLKLVDQPPLIQAIFNGDPEEIRMLIYKSEDINALDAEKRTPLHAAAFLGDAEITELLILSGARVNAKDNMWLTPLHRAVASRSEEAVRVLIRHSADVNARDKNWQTPLHVAAANNGLRCAEVIIPLLSSVNVSDRGGRTALHHAALNGHTEMVSLLLDKGANINAFDKKDGRALHWAAFMGHLDVVSLLVNQGAEISCKDKRGYTPLHTAASSGQIAVVKHLLNLAVEIDEANAFGNTALHVACFNGQDAVVSELIDYGANVSQPNNKGFTPLHFAAASTHGALCLEFLVNNGADVNVQSRDGKSPLHMTAVHGRFTRSQTLIQNGGEIDCVDKDGNTPLHIAARYGHELLINTLITSGADCTRRGVHGMFPLHLAALNAHADCCRKLLSSGRRYSVMCPHLSNDSVLCAGFQIDTPDTLGRTCLHAAAAGGNVECVKLLLSSGGDHNRRDKWGRTPLHYAAASRHYQCLETLVSCGTCINATDQWGRSALHYAAASDLDRRRRVALEPESDGVQAEKEKEAALCLEFLLLSGATASLKDKQGYSPVHYAAAYGHRHCLELLLDRDESHQEDADSSSARSPLHLAAYHGHAQALEVLLQGEREVDQGDEAGRTPLALAALRGHTDCVHTLLSQGASPRSTDSNHGRTAVHLAVMNGHTSCVRLLLDDSDSADLVEAADSQGQTPLMLAVAGGHVDAVSLLLEREASVDTANSHGLTALHLGLLCGQEECVQCLLEQEASVLLGDARGRTSIHLAAARGYASWLSELLSIACSEPPLPPLRDLQGYTPLHWACYYGHEGCVEVLLEQKGCRCIDGNPFTPLHCAVMNDHEPCASLLLEAMGSDIVSCKDAKDRTPLHAAAFSGHVDCVQLLLSHDAPVDTVDRSGRTALMMAAEKGGVGAVELLWTSAKANLSLTDHDGNTALHLACSAGKEDCALFILEKLTDSALISATNAALQTPLHLAARSGLKQAVQELLSRGASVQMLDENGLTPALACAPSREVADCLALILATMMPFCSPCSSGAPSPGSLLRQLPRAGKSSRGPRSPKNPSGPSSEGTTENDSDSETF; encoded by the exons ATGGCTGTTCTAAAACTCGTCGATCAG CCTCCACTCATCCAGGCAATCTTCAATGGAGACCCTGAAGAGATTCGTATGCTCATCTACAAATCGGAGGATATCAACGCTCTG GATGCCGAGAAACGCACCCCACTTCACGCCGCAGCCTTTCTAGGAGACGCCGAGATCACCGAGCTCCTCATCCTCTCAG GGGCGCGGGTCAACGCCAAAGACAACATGTGGCTCACGCCTCTCCACCGCGCCGTGGCTTCCCGTAGCGAG GAGGCGGTCCGCGTGTTGATCCGTCACTCTGCGGACGTGAACGCCCGGGATAAGAACTGGCAGACGCCGCTGCACGTGGCGGCCGCCAACAACGGCCTGCGCTGCGCCGAGGTCATCATCCCGCTGCTGAGCAGCGTGAACGTGTCGGACCGCGGCGGGCGCACCGCCCTGCACCACGCCGCCCTCAACGGACACACGGAG ATGGTCAGTCTCCTCCTGGATAAGGGAGCCAACATCAACGCCTTCGATAAGAAAGATGGCAGAGCTCTCCACTGGGCTGCGTTCATGG GCCACCTGGATGTAGTGTCGCTGCTGGTCAACCAAGGGGCAGAGATCAGCTGTAAGGACAAGCGGGGCTACACCCCTCTCCATACGGCCGCTTCCAGCGGGCAGATCGCCGTGGTCAAACACCTGCTCAATCTGGCTGTTGAG ATCGACGAGGCCAACGCGTTTGGGAACACGGCGCTCCACGTGGCGTGTTTCAACGGCCAGGACGCGGTCGTGAGCGAGCTGATCGACTACGGCGCCAACGTGAGCCAGCCCAACAACAAAGGGTTCACCCCGCTGCACTTTGCGGCAGCCTCCACACATGGAGCCCTCTGTCTGGAGTTCCTGGTTAACAACGGAGCGGACGTCAACGTGCAG AGTCGGGACGGGAAGAGCCCGCTCCACATGACGGCGGTCCATGGACGCTTCACCCGTTCCCAAACGCTCATTCAGAACG GCGGAGAGATTGACTGTGTGGACAAGGATGGGAACACACCCCTCCACATCGCTGCCCGCTACGGTCATGAACTCCTCATCAACACACTCATCACCAGCGGCGCAGACtgtacaag GCGAGGAGTCCATGGCATGTTCCCTCTGCACCTGGCTGCCCTGAATGCACACGCCGACTGCTGCCGCAAACTGCTCTCCTCAG gtcgGAGGTATAGCGTAATGTGCCCCCACCTCAGTAACGACTCGGTCCTGTGTGCAGGCTTCCAGATCGACACCCCTGACACCCTGGGCAGGACCTGCCTGCACGCTGCCGCCGCtggagg gaatgTGGAGTGTGTGAAGTTGCTCCTGAGTAGCGGTGGAGATCACAACAGGAGGGATAAGTGGGGCAG GACCCCTCTTCACTATGCTGCAGCCAGTCGTCACTATCAGTGCCTGGAGACTCTGGTGTCGTGTGGAACCTGCATTAATGCCACCGACCAGTGGGGGCGCTCTGCTCTGCACTACGCTGCTGCGTCTGACCTCGACAGGAG GCGTCGTGTTGCTCTGGAGCCAGAGAGTGATGGAGTccaggcagagaaggagaaggaggcagcCTT GTGTTTGGAGTTCCTGTTACTAAGTGGCGCGACTGCTTCCTTAAAAGACAAGCAGGGATACAGCCCTGTTCACTATGCTGCAGCCTATGGCCATAGGCACTGCCTGGAACTG CTGTTGGATCGAGACGAGAGTCACCAGGAAGACGCTGACTCCAGCAGTGCCAGGAGTCCTCTCCACTTAGCT gCTTACCACGGCCACGCCCAGGCGCTGGAGGTGCtgctgcagggggagagggaggtggaccAGGGGGACGAGGCCGGCAGGACCCCCCTGGCCCTGGCAGCTCTCAGGGGCCACACGGACTGCGTCCACACTCTGCTCAGCCAGGGGGCGTCGCCAAGGAGCACGGACAGTAACCACGGGCGCACCGCCGTGCATCTGGCAG TGATGAATGGACACACGTCGTGTGTACGCCTCCTGCTGGACGACTCGGACAGCGCAGACCTGGTGGAGGCAGCTGACTCTCAGGGACA GACTCCCCTGATGCTGGCTGTCGCCGGGGGTCATGTGGATGCTGTGTccctgctgctggagagagaggccagcgTGGACACGGCCAACAGCCACGGCCTGACTGCCCTGCACCTAGGG ttGCTCTGCGGCCAGGAAGAATGCGTCCAGTGTCTGTTGGAGCAGGAAGCTTCCGTGTTGCTCGGCGACGCCCGGGGCCGCACGTCGATCCACCTGGCGGCGGCTCGGGGCTACGCCTCGTGGCTGAGCGAGCTGCTGAGCATCGCCTGCTCcgagccccccctgccccccctccggGACCTCCAGGGCTACACGCCTCTGCACTGGGCCTGCTACTACG GTCACGAGGGCTGCGTCGAGGTACTGCTGGAACAGAAAGGCTGTCGCTGTATAGATGGaaaccccttcacccccctgcACTGTGCTGT AATGAACGACCACGAGCCGTGCGCCTCTCTGCTCCTGGAGGCCATGGGCTCGGACATCGTCAGCTGTAAGGATGCCAAAGACAG GACACCTCTCCACGCTGCAGCCTTCTCTGGCCATGTGGACtgtgtccagctcctcctgtcCCACGATGCACCTGTAGATACCGTTGACCGGTCAGGGCGCACTGCCTTGATGATGGCTGCCGAGAAGGGCGGAGTTGGGGCAGTCG agCTGCTGTGGACCAGTGCCAAGGCCAATCTGAGTCTGACAGACCACGATGGTAACACGGCCCTCCACCTGGCCTGCAGTGCA gggAAGGAGGACTGTGCGTTGTTCATCCTGGAGAAACTGACCGACTCCGCCCTCATAAGTGCCACAAACGCAGCGTTGCAGAC TCCCCTCCACCTGGCGGCCCGGAGCGGACTGAAGCAGGCCGTTCAGGAGCTGCTGTCCCGGGGCGCCAGCGTCCAGATGCTGGATGAGAACG gTCTGACTCCTGCTCTGGCTTGCGCCCCTAGCAGGGAGGTGGCTGACTGTCTGGCTCTCATTCTGGCTACCATGATGCCTTTCTGCTCCCCTTGCAGCTCTGGAGCCCCCTCCCCAGGCTCCCTGCTGAGACAGCTCCCCCGTGCGGGGAAGTCGTCCCGGGGGCCACGCAGCCCCAAGAACCCCTCGGGACCCTCCAGCGAGGGCACCACCGAGAACGACTCGGACTCTGAAACATTTTGA
- the ankrd44 gene encoding serine/threonine-protein phosphatase 6 regulatory ankyrin repeat subunit B isoform X3, whose product MAVLKLVDQPPLIQAIFNGDPEEIRMLIYKSEDINALDAEKRTPLHAAAFLGDAEITELLILSGARVNAKDNMWLTPLHRAVASRSEEAVRVLIRHSADVNARDKNWQTPLHVAAANNGLRCAEVIIPLLSSVNVSDRGGRTALHHAALNGHTEMVSLLLDKGANINAFDKKDGRALHWAAFMGHLDVVSLLVNQGAEISCKDKRGYTPLHTAASSGQIAVVKHLLNLAVEIDEANAFGNTALHVACFNGQDAVVSELIDYGANVSQPNNKGFTPLHFAAASTHGALCLEFLVNNGADVNVQSRDGKSPLHMTAVHGRFTRSQTLIQNGGEIDCVDKDGNTPLHIAARYGHELLINTLITSGADCTRRGVHGMFPLHLAALNAHADCCRKLLSSGRRYSVMCPHLSNDSVLCAGFQIDTPDTLGRTCLHAAAAGGNVECVKLLLSSGGDHNRRDKWGRTPLHYAAASRHYQCLETLVSCGTCINATDQWGRSALHYAAASDLDRRRRVALEPESDGVQAEKEKEAALCLEFLLLSGATASLKDKQGYSPVHYAAAYGHRHCLELLLDRDESHQEDADSSSARSPLHLAAYHGHAQALEVLLQGEREVDQGDEAGRTPLALAALRGHTDCVHTLLSQGASPRSTDSNHGRTAVHLAVMNGHTSCVRLLLDDSDSADLVEAADSQGQTPLMLAVAGGHVDAVSLLLEREASVDTANSHGLTALHLGLLCGQEECVQCLLEQEASVLLGDARGRTSIHLAAARGYASWLSELLSIACSEPPLPPLRDLQGYTPLHWACYYGHEGCVEVLLEQKGCRCIDGNPFTPLHCAVMNDHEPCASLLLEAMGSDIVSCKDAKDRTPLHAAAFSGHVDCVQLLLSHDAPVDTVDRSGRTALMMAAEKGGVGAVELLWTSAKANLSLTDHDGNTALHLACSAGKEDCALFILEKLTDSALISATNAALQTPLHLAARSGLKQAVQELLSRGASVQMLDENALEPPPQAPC is encoded by the exons ATGGCTGTTCTAAAACTCGTCGATCAG CCTCCACTCATCCAGGCAATCTTCAATGGAGACCCTGAAGAGATTCGTATGCTCATCTACAAATCGGAGGATATCAACGCTCTG GATGCCGAGAAACGCACCCCACTTCACGCCGCAGCCTTTCTAGGAGACGCCGAGATCACCGAGCTCCTCATCCTCTCAG GGGCGCGGGTCAACGCCAAAGACAACATGTGGCTCACGCCTCTCCACCGCGCCGTGGCTTCCCGTAGCGAG GAGGCGGTCCGCGTGTTGATCCGTCACTCTGCGGACGTGAACGCCCGGGATAAGAACTGGCAGACGCCGCTGCACGTGGCGGCCGCCAACAACGGCCTGCGCTGCGCCGAGGTCATCATCCCGCTGCTGAGCAGCGTGAACGTGTCGGACCGCGGCGGGCGCACCGCCCTGCACCACGCCGCCCTCAACGGACACACGGAG ATGGTCAGTCTCCTCCTGGATAAGGGAGCCAACATCAACGCCTTCGATAAGAAAGATGGCAGAGCTCTCCACTGGGCTGCGTTCATGG GCCACCTGGATGTAGTGTCGCTGCTGGTCAACCAAGGGGCAGAGATCAGCTGTAAGGACAAGCGGGGCTACACCCCTCTCCATACGGCCGCTTCCAGCGGGCAGATCGCCGTGGTCAAACACCTGCTCAATCTGGCTGTTGAG ATCGACGAGGCCAACGCGTTTGGGAACACGGCGCTCCACGTGGCGTGTTTCAACGGCCAGGACGCGGTCGTGAGCGAGCTGATCGACTACGGCGCCAACGTGAGCCAGCCCAACAACAAAGGGTTCACCCCGCTGCACTTTGCGGCAGCCTCCACACATGGAGCCCTCTGTCTGGAGTTCCTGGTTAACAACGGAGCGGACGTCAACGTGCAG AGTCGGGACGGGAAGAGCCCGCTCCACATGACGGCGGTCCATGGACGCTTCACCCGTTCCCAAACGCTCATTCAGAACG GCGGAGAGATTGACTGTGTGGACAAGGATGGGAACACACCCCTCCACATCGCTGCCCGCTACGGTCATGAACTCCTCATCAACACACTCATCACCAGCGGCGCAGACtgtacaag GCGAGGAGTCCATGGCATGTTCCCTCTGCACCTGGCTGCCCTGAATGCACACGCCGACTGCTGCCGCAAACTGCTCTCCTCAG gtcgGAGGTATAGCGTAATGTGCCCCCACCTCAGTAACGACTCGGTCCTGTGTGCAGGCTTCCAGATCGACACCCCTGACACCCTGGGCAGGACCTGCCTGCACGCTGCCGCCGCtggagg gaatgTGGAGTGTGTGAAGTTGCTCCTGAGTAGCGGTGGAGATCACAACAGGAGGGATAAGTGGGGCAG GACCCCTCTTCACTATGCTGCAGCCAGTCGTCACTATCAGTGCCTGGAGACTCTGGTGTCGTGTGGAACCTGCATTAATGCCACCGACCAGTGGGGGCGCTCTGCTCTGCACTACGCTGCTGCGTCTGACCTCGACAGGAG GCGTCGTGTTGCTCTGGAGCCAGAGAGTGATGGAGTccaggcagagaaggagaaggaggcagcCTT GTGTTTGGAGTTCCTGTTACTAAGTGGCGCGACTGCTTCCTTAAAAGACAAGCAGGGATACAGCCCTGTTCACTATGCTGCAGCCTATGGCCATAGGCACTGCCTGGAACTG CTGTTGGATCGAGACGAGAGTCACCAGGAAGACGCTGACTCCAGCAGTGCCAGGAGTCCTCTCCACTTAGCT gCTTACCACGGCCACGCCCAGGCGCTGGAGGTGCtgctgcagggggagagggaggtggaccAGGGGGACGAGGCCGGCAGGACCCCCCTGGCCCTGGCAGCTCTCAGGGGCCACACGGACTGCGTCCACACTCTGCTCAGCCAGGGGGCGTCGCCAAGGAGCACGGACAGTAACCACGGGCGCACCGCCGTGCATCTGGCAG TGATGAATGGACACACGTCGTGTGTACGCCTCCTGCTGGACGACTCGGACAGCGCAGACCTGGTGGAGGCAGCTGACTCTCAGGGACA GACTCCCCTGATGCTGGCTGTCGCCGGGGGTCATGTGGATGCTGTGTccctgctgctggagagagaggccagcgTGGACACGGCCAACAGCCACGGCCTGACTGCCCTGCACCTAGGG ttGCTCTGCGGCCAGGAAGAATGCGTCCAGTGTCTGTTGGAGCAGGAAGCTTCCGTGTTGCTCGGCGACGCCCGGGGCCGCACGTCGATCCACCTGGCGGCGGCTCGGGGCTACGCCTCGTGGCTGAGCGAGCTGCTGAGCATCGCCTGCTCcgagccccccctgccccccctccggGACCTCCAGGGCTACACGCCTCTGCACTGGGCCTGCTACTACG GTCACGAGGGCTGCGTCGAGGTACTGCTGGAACAGAAAGGCTGTCGCTGTATAGATGGaaaccccttcacccccctgcACTGTGCTGT AATGAACGACCACGAGCCGTGCGCCTCTCTGCTCCTGGAGGCCATGGGCTCGGACATCGTCAGCTGTAAGGATGCCAAAGACAG GACACCTCTCCACGCTGCAGCCTTCTCTGGCCATGTGGACtgtgtccagctcctcctgtcCCACGATGCACCTGTAGATACCGTTGACCGGTCAGGGCGCACTGCCTTGATGATGGCTGCCGAGAAGGGCGGAGTTGGGGCAGTCG agCTGCTGTGGACCAGTGCCAAGGCCAATCTGAGTCTGACAGACCACGATGGTAACACGGCCCTCCACCTGGCCTGCAGTGCA gggAAGGAGGACTGTGCGTTGTTCATCCTGGAGAAACTGACCGACTCCGCCCTCATAAGTGCCACAAACGCAGCGTTGCAGAC TCCCCTCCACCTGGCGGCCCGGAGCGGACTGAAGCAGGCCGTTCAGGAGCTGCTGTCCCGGGGCGCCAGCGTCCAGATGCTGGATGAGAACG CTCTGGAGCCCCCTCCCCAGGCTCCCTGCTGA
- the ankrd44 gene encoding serine/threonine-protein phosphatase 6 regulatory ankyrin repeat subunit B isoform X2 has product MAVLKLVDQPPLIQAIFNGDPEEIRMLIYKSEDINALDAEKRTPLHAAAFLGDAEITELLILSGARVNAKDNMWLTPLHRAVASRSEEAVRVLIRHSADVNARDKNWQTPLHVAAANNGLRCAEVIIPLLSSVNVSDRGGRTALHHAALNGHTEMVSLLLDKGANINAFDKKDGRALHWAAFMGHLDVVSLLVNQGAEISCKDKRGYTPLHTAASSGQIAVVKHLLNLAVEIDEANAFGNTALHVACFNGQDAVVSELIDYGANVSQPNNKGFTPLHFAAASTHGALCLEFLVNNGADVNVQSRDGKSPLHMTAVHGRFTRSQTLIQNGGEIDCVDKDGNTPLHIAARYGHELLINTLITSGADCTRRGVHGMFPLHLAALNAHADCCRKLLSSGFQIDTPDTLGRTCLHAAAAGGNVECVKLLLSSGGDHNRRDKWGRTPLHYAAASRHYQCLETLVSCGTCINATDQWGRSALHYAAASDLDRRRRVALEPESDGVQAEKEKEAALCLEFLLLSGATASLKDKQGYSPVHYAAAYGHRHCLELLLDRDESHQEDADSSSARSPLHLAAYHGHAQALEVLLQGEREVDQGDEAGRTPLALAALRGHTDCVHTLLSQGASPRSTDSNHGRTAVHLAVMNGHTSCVRLLLDDSDSADLVEAADSQGQTPLMLAVAGGHVDAVSLLLEREASVDTANSHGLTALHLGLLCGQEECVQCLLEQEASVLLGDARGRTSIHLAAARGYASWLSELLSIACSEPPLPPLRDLQGYTPLHWACYYGHEGCVEVLLEQKGCRCIDGNPFTPLHCAVMNDHEPCASLLLEAMGSDIVSCKDAKDRTPLHAAAFSGHVDCVQLLLSHDAPVDTVDRSGRTALMMAAEKGGVGAVELLWTSAKANLSLTDHDGNTALHLACSAGKEDCALFILEKLTDSALISATNAALQTPLHLAARSGLKQAVQELLSRGASVQMLDENGLTPALACAPSREVADCLALILATMMPFCSPCSSGAPSPGSLLRQLPRAGKSSRGPRSPKNPSGPSSEGTTENDSDSETF; this is encoded by the exons ATGGCTGTTCTAAAACTCGTCGATCAG CCTCCACTCATCCAGGCAATCTTCAATGGAGACCCTGAAGAGATTCGTATGCTCATCTACAAATCGGAGGATATCAACGCTCTG GATGCCGAGAAACGCACCCCACTTCACGCCGCAGCCTTTCTAGGAGACGCCGAGATCACCGAGCTCCTCATCCTCTCAG GGGCGCGGGTCAACGCCAAAGACAACATGTGGCTCACGCCTCTCCACCGCGCCGTGGCTTCCCGTAGCGAG GAGGCGGTCCGCGTGTTGATCCGTCACTCTGCGGACGTGAACGCCCGGGATAAGAACTGGCAGACGCCGCTGCACGTGGCGGCCGCCAACAACGGCCTGCGCTGCGCCGAGGTCATCATCCCGCTGCTGAGCAGCGTGAACGTGTCGGACCGCGGCGGGCGCACCGCCCTGCACCACGCCGCCCTCAACGGACACACGGAG ATGGTCAGTCTCCTCCTGGATAAGGGAGCCAACATCAACGCCTTCGATAAGAAAGATGGCAGAGCTCTCCACTGGGCTGCGTTCATGG GCCACCTGGATGTAGTGTCGCTGCTGGTCAACCAAGGGGCAGAGATCAGCTGTAAGGACAAGCGGGGCTACACCCCTCTCCATACGGCCGCTTCCAGCGGGCAGATCGCCGTGGTCAAACACCTGCTCAATCTGGCTGTTGAG ATCGACGAGGCCAACGCGTTTGGGAACACGGCGCTCCACGTGGCGTGTTTCAACGGCCAGGACGCGGTCGTGAGCGAGCTGATCGACTACGGCGCCAACGTGAGCCAGCCCAACAACAAAGGGTTCACCCCGCTGCACTTTGCGGCAGCCTCCACACATGGAGCCCTCTGTCTGGAGTTCCTGGTTAACAACGGAGCGGACGTCAACGTGCAG AGTCGGGACGGGAAGAGCCCGCTCCACATGACGGCGGTCCATGGACGCTTCACCCGTTCCCAAACGCTCATTCAGAACG GCGGAGAGATTGACTGTGTGGACAAGGATGGGAACACACCCCTCCACATCGCTGCCCGCTACGGTCATGAACTCCTCATCAACACACTCATCACCAGCGGCGCAGACtgtacaag GCGAGGAGTCCATGGCATGTTCCCTCTGCACCTGGCTGCCCTGAATGCACACGCCGACTGCTGCCGCAAACTGCTCTCCTCAG GCTTCCAGATCGACACCCCTGACACCCTGGGCAGGACCTGCCTGCACGCTGCCGCCGCtggagg gaatgTGGAGTGTGTGAAGTTGCTCCTGAGTAGCGGTGGAGATCACAACAGGAGGGATAAGTGGGGCAG GACCCCTCTTCACTATGCTGCAGCCAGTCGTCACTATCAGTGCCTGGAGACTCTGGTGTCGTGTGGAACCTGCATTAATGCCACCGACCAGTGGGGGCGCTCTGCTCTGCACTACGCTGCTGCGTCTGACCTCGACAGGAG GCGTCGTGTTGCTCTGGAGCCAGAGAGTGATGGAGTccaggcagagaaggagaaggaggcagcCTT GTGTTTGGAGTTCCTGTTACTAAGTGGCGCGACTGCTTCCTTAAAAGACAAGCAGGGATACAGCCCTGTTCACTATGCTGCAGCCTATGGCCATAGGCACTGCCTGGAACTG CTGTTGGATCGAGACGAGAGTCACCAGGAAGACGCTGACTCCAGCAGTGCCAGGAGTCCTCTCCACTTAGCT gCTTACCACGGCCACGCCCAGGCGCTGGAGGTGCtgctgcagggggagagggaggtggaccAGGGGGACGAGGCCGGCAGGACCCCCCTGGCCCTGGCAGCTCTCAGGGGCCACACGGACTGCGTCCACACTCTGCTCAGCCAGGGGGCGTCGCCAAGGAGCACGGACAGTAACCACGGGCGCACCGCCGTGCATCTGGCAG TGATGAATGGACACACGTCGTGTGTACGCCTCCTGCTGGACGACTCGGACAGCGCAGACCTGGTGGAGGCAGCTGACTCTCAGGGACA GACTCCCCTGATGCTGGCTGTCGCCGGGGGTCATGTGGATGCTGTGTccctgctgctggagagagaggccagcgTGGACACGGCCAACAGCCACGGCCTGACTGCCCTGCACCTAGGG ttGCTCTGCGGCCAGGAAGAATGCGTCCAGTGTCTGTTGGAGCAGGAAGCTTCCGTGTTGCTCGGCGACGCCCGGGGCCGCACGTCGATCCACCTGGCGGCGGCTCGGGGCTACGCCTCGTGGCTGAGCGAGCTGCTGAGCATCGCCTGCTCcgagccccccctgccccccctccggGACCTCCAGGGCTACACGCCTCTGCACTGGGCCTGCTACTACG GTCACGAGGGCTGCGTCGAGGTACTGCTGGAACAGAAAGGCTGTCGCTGTATAGATGGaaaccccttcacccccctgcACTGTGCTGT AATGAACGACCACGAGCCGTGCGCCTCTCTGCTCCTGGAGGCCATGGGCTCGGACATCGTCAGCTGTAAGGATGCCAAAGACAG GACACCTCTCCACGCTGCAGCCTTCTCTGGCCATGTGGACtgtgtccagctcctcctgtcCCACGATGCACCTGTAGATACCGTTGACCGGTCAGGGCGCACTGCCTTGATGATGGCTGCCGAGAAGGGCGGAGTTGGGGCAGTCG agCTGCTGTGGACCAGTGCCAAGGCCAATCTGAGTCTGACAGACCACGATGGTAACACGGCCCTCCACCTGGCCTGCAGTGCA gggAAGGAGGACTGTGCGTTGTTCATCCTGGAGAAACTGACCGACTCCGCCCTCATAAGTGCCACAAACGCAGCGTTGCAGAC TCCCCTCCACCTGGCGGCCCGGAGCGGACTGAAGCAGGCCGTTCAGGAGCTGCTGTCCCGGGGCGCCAGCGTCCAGATGCTGGATGAGAACG gTCTGACTCCTGCTCTGGCTTGCGCCCCTAGCAGGGAGGTGGCTGACTGTCTGGCTCTCATTCTGGCTACCATGATGCCTTTCTGCTCCCCTTGCAGCTCTGGAGCCCCCTCCCCAGGCTCCCTGCTGAGACAGCTCCCCCGTGCGGGGAAGTCGTCCCGGGGGCCACGCAGCCCCAAGAACCCCTCGGGACCCTCCAGCGAGGGCACCACCGAGAACGACTCGGACTCTGAAACATTTTGA